One Macrobrachium rosenbergii isolate ZJJX-2024 chromosome 10, ASM4041242v1, whole genome shotgun sequence DNA window includes the following coding sequences:
- the LOC136842314 gene encoding platelet binding protein GspB-like: protein MLQCLNTPLRGINKSPAQLATGRQLRDGVPTAKLNYMVDRHWKKSIRKRESQVAERNEKIIDSSTNRRLTPIQPSTHNACQYFCLCYLYSGKSNKVKKYVSTSMFLRTLRKCSPEYIDEEVNKIKKLKYPDSLTDNNIEAFNFSAVSINGAVSVSGVVSISGAVSINGAVRVSGAVSINGAVSVSSAVSINSAVSINGAVSINGPVSISGAVSINSTVSISGGVSINGVVSGSGAVSINGAVSISGAVSINSSLSMNGAVRINGAVSGSGAVSINGAVSINGAVSINGAVSINGAVNVSGAVSFNSDVSINGAVSISGAVSVSGAVRINSAVRFSGAVGINGAVSISGAVSINGAVSINSAVNIKGAVSVNGAVRINSAVTVSCAVSINSAVSINGAVSINGALSIKGAVNVSGAVIINGAVSINIAVRISNAVSINGAVNISGAVSINGAVSINCAVNVNGAVSVSSAVGINGAVSINSAVNVNCAVNVSGAVSINGAMSINSAVSVNNAVSINGAVSINGAVNVSGAVSINGAMSSNGAVNVNGAVSVSSAVSINGAVSIDGAVNVNGAVNISGAVSINAAVSINGALSINVAVSINGAVNVSGSVSIKGAVSINGAVSIKDAVSVGSAVSINGAVSINSAVNVNCAVSVVMLAVSVSGAVGINEAVSFSSAVSINGAVSINSAVSINGAVSVNGAVSINSTVTVSCAVSINSAVSINSVLSIKGAVNVSGAVIINGAVSINSAVGISNAVSINSAVGVSNTVSINGAVNVSDAVSINGAMSINSAVNIISAVSVSSAVSINGAVSINSTVNINSAVNVSGAVSINGAVSINNAVSVSNAVSINDALSINGAVNVSGAVSINGAVSINSALNVNGAVSVSSAVRIGGGVSINGAVNVNGAVNISGAVSINAAVSINGALSINVAVSINGDVNVSGSVSINGAVSINSAVSINGAVSVSSAVSINGAVSINGAVNFNGAVNVSGTVSINGSVSINGAMSINGAVSINGAVSIKGAVSVGSAVSINGAMNVNGAVSVSGAVRLTVLAVSISSAMSIKGAVNVSGAVIINGAVSINRAVGVSNAVSINGAVNVSGAVSINGAVSINGAVNVNGVESVSSAVSINGALSINGAVNVNGAVNVCGAVSINGAVSINGAVSVSNAVSINGAVNVSGAVSINGTMSINGAVSIIGAVSINGAVNVSGSVIINGAVSINCAVSINSAVSINGAVNVSGSVSINGAVSINSAVRVSNALSINGAVSINGAVNVSGAVSINCAMSINSAVNVNGAVSVSSAVSINGAVSINSAVNDNGAVNISGAVSINAAVSINGAVSINVAVSINGAVNISGSVSINGAVSINVAVSINGAVSISSAVSINGAVSINSAVNFNGAVNVSGAGSINGAMSINSAVSINGAVIINGAVSINGAVSIKGAVSVSSAVSINGAMSVNGAVSVSGAVRLTVLWAVSINSAVSINSAVNVTGAVIINGAMSINSAVGVNNAVSINGAVNVSGAVSINGAVSINSAVNVNGAVSVSSAVSINGAVSINGAVNVNGAVNVSGAVSINSVVSINSAVSVSNAVSINGAVNVSGAVSINGAVSINGAVSINGAVSVNGAVNVSGSVSINGAMSINGAVSINGFVSINGAVNISGCVSIKGAVSINGAVSINGAVGISSAVSINGAMSINGAVNFNGAVNISGPMSINGAVSINGAVSINGAVSIKGAVSVGSAVSINGAMSINSAVSASSALSINSAVSINGAVSVSCAVSINSKRKTDWSKFCLYQEDKKNEGLTSPLASVHHNPEHDGRVHECAHTLNDGKLLAKLGTGDASAQELKYHLVCLTGHYNRERSHLRNPEKEQSHSEEPDLYRSISAG, encoded by the exons AATGCTTGCCAGTATTTCTGCCTATGTTATTTATATTCTGGTAaaagcaataaagttaagaaatatgtttccacatccatgtttttaagaaCTTTACGTAAATGCAGCCCTGAATACATTGATGAGGAAGTGAATaagattaagaaattaaaatatcctgacTCTCTTACAGATAATAATATAGAAGCG TTCAATTTCAGTGCTGTGAGCATTAACGGTGCTGTGAGCGTTAGCGGTGTTGTGAGCATCAGCGGTGCTGTGAGCATTAACGGTGCTGTGAGAGTTAGCGGTGCTGTGAGCATTAATGGTGCTGTGAGTGTTAGCAGTGCTGTGAGCATTAACAGTGCTGTGAGCATTAATGGTGCTGTGAGCATTAATGGTCCTGTGAGCATTAGCGGTGCCGTGAGCATTAACAGTACTGTGAGCATTAGCGGTGGTGTGAGCATTAACGGTGTTGTGAGCGGTAGTGGTGCTGTTAGCATTAACGGTGCTGTGAGCATTAGCGGTGCCGTGAGCATTAACAGTTCTCTGAGCATGAATGGTGCTGTGAGAATTAACGGTGCTGTGAGCGGTAGCGGTGCTGTGAGCATTAACGGTGCTGTGAGCATTAACGGTGCTGTGAGCATTAATGGTGCTGTGAGCATTAATGGTGCTGTGAACGTTAGCGGTGCTGTGAGCTTTAACTCTGATGTGAGCATTAACGGTGCTGTGAGCATTAGCGGTGCTGTGAGCGTTAGTGGTGCTGTGAGAATTAACAGTGCTGTGAGGTTTAGCGGTGCTGTGGGCATTAACGGAGCAGTGAGCATTAGCGGTGCTGTGAGCATTAACGGTGCTGTGAGCATTAACAGTGCTGTGAACATTAAAGGTGCTGTGAGCGTTAACGGTGCTGTGAGAATTAACAGTGCTGTGACCGTTAGCTGTGCTGTGAGCATTAACAGTGCTGTGAGCATTAATGGTGCTGTGAGCATTAACGGTGCTTTGAGCATTAAAGGTGCTGTGAACGTTAGTGGTGCTGTGATCATTAACGGTGCCGTGAGCATTAACATTGCTGTGAGAATTAGCAATGCTGTGAGCATTAATGGTGCTGTGAACATTAGTGGTGCTGTGAGCATCAACGGTGCCGTGAGCATTAACTGTGCTGTGAACGTTAACGGTGCTGTGAGCGTTAGCAGTGCTGTGGGCATTAATGGCGCCGTGAGCATCAACAGTGCTGTGAACGTTAACTGTGCTGTGAACGTTAGTGGTGCTGTTAGCATTAATGGTGCCATGAGCATTAACAGTGCTGTGAGCGTTAACAATGCTGTGAGCATTAACGGTGCTGTGAGCATTAACGGTGCTGTGAACGTTAGTGGTGCTGTGAGCATCAACGGTGCCATGAGCAGTAACGGTGCTGTGAACGTTAACGGTGCTGTGAGCGTTAGCAGTGCTGTGAGCATTAATGGTGCTGTGAGCATCGATGGTGCTGTGAATGTTAACGGTGCTGTGAACATTAGTGGTGCTGTGAGCATTAATGCTGCCGTGAGCATTAACGGTGCCCTGAGCATTAATGTTGCTGTGAGCATTAATGGAGCTGTGAACGTTAGTGGTTCTGTGAGCATTAAGGGTGCTGTAAGCATTAACGGTGCTGTGAGTATTAAGGATGCTGTGAGTGTTGGCAGTGCTGTGAGCATTAACGGTGCTGTGAGCATTAACAGTGCTGTGAATGTTAACTGTGCTGTGAGTGTAGTGATGCT TGCTGTGAGCGTTAGCGGTGCAGTGGGCATTAACGAAGCTGTGAGTTTTAGCAGTGCTGTGAGCATTAATGGTGCTGTGAGCATTAACAGTGCTGTGAGCATTAATGGTGCTGTGAGCGTTAACGGTGCTGTGAGCATTAACAGTACTGTGACCGTTAGCTGTGCTGTGAGCATTAACAGTGCTGTGAGCATTAACAGTGTTTTGAGCATTAAAGGTGCTGTGAACGTTAGTGGTGCTGTGATCATTAACGGTGCCGTGAGCATTAACAGTGCTGTGGGCATTAGCAATGCTGTGAGCATTAACAGTGCTGTAGGCGTTAGCAATACTGTGAGCATTAACGGTGCTGTGAACGTTAGCGATGCTGTGAGCATCAACGGTGCCATGAGCATTAACAGTGCTGTGAACATTATCAGTGCTGTGAGCGTCAGCAGTGCTGTGAGCATTAACGGTGCTGTGAGCATCAACAGTACTGTGAACATTAACAGTGCTGTGAACGTTAGTGGTGCTGTGAGCATTAACGGTGCCGTGAGCATAAACAATGCTGTGAGCGTTAGCAATGCTGTGAGCATTAACGATGCTTTGAGCATTAACGGTGCTGTGAACGTTAGTGGTGCTGTGAGCATCAACGGCGCCGTGAGCATTAACAGTGCTCTGAACGTTAACGGTGCTGTGAGCGTTAGCAGTGCTGTGAGAATTGGCGGTGGTGTGAGCATCAACGGTGCTGTGAACGTTAATGGTGCTGTGAACATTAGTGGTGCTGTGAGCATTAATGCTGCCGTGAGCATTAACGGTGCCCTGAGCATTAATGTTGCTGTGAGCATTAATGGTGATGTGAACGTTAGTGGTTCTGTGAGCATTAATGGTGCCGTGAGCATTAACAGTGCTGTGAGCATTAACGGTGCTGTGAGCGTTAGTAGTGCTGTGAGCATTAATGGTGCTGTGAGCATCAACGGTGCTGTGAACTTTAATGGTGCTGTGAACGTTAGTGGTACCGTGAGCATTAATGGTTCTGTGAGCATTAACGGTGCCATGAGCATTAACGGTGCTGTGAGCATTAATGGTGCCGTGAGTATTAAGGGTGCTGTGAGTGTTGGCAGTGCTGTGAGCATTAACGGTGCTATGAACGTTAATGGTGCTGTGAGCGTTAGCGGTGCTGTGAGATTAACAGTGCT TGCTGTGAGCATTAGCAGTGCTATGAGCATTAAGGGTGCTGTGAACGTTAGTGGTGCTGTGATCATTAATGGTGCTGTGAGCATTAACCGTGCTGTGGGCGTTAGCAATGCTGTGAGCATTAACGGTGCTGTAAACGTCAGTGGTGCTGTGAGCATCAACGGTGCCGTGAGCATTAACGGTGCTGTGAACGTTAACGGTGTTGAGAGCGTTAGCAGTGCTGTGAGCATTAACGGTGCTTTGAGCATCAATGGTGCTGTGAACGTTAACGGTGCTGTGAACGTTTGTGGTGCTGTGAGTATTAACGGTGCCGTGAGCATTAACGGTGCTGTGAGCGTTAGCAATGCTGTGAGCATTAACGGTGCTGTGAATGTTAGTGGTGCTGTGAGCATCAACGGTACCATGAGCATTAACGGTGCTGTGAGCATTATTGGTGCTGTGAGCATTAATGGTGCTGTGAACGTTAGTGGTTCTGTGATCATTAACGGTGCCGTGAGCATTAACTGTGCTGTGAGCATTAACAGTGCTGTGAGCATTAATGGTGCTGTGAACGTTAGTGGTTCTGTGAGCATTAACGGTGCCGTGAGCATTAACAGTGCTGTGAGGGTTAGCAATGCTTTGAGCATTAACGGTGCTGTGAGCATTAATGGTGCTGTGAACGTTAGTGGTGCTGTGAGCATCAACTGTGCCATGAGCATTAACAGTGCTGTGAACGTTAACGGTGCTGTGAGCGTTAGCAGTGCTGTGAGCATTAACGGTGCTGTGAGCATCAACAGTGCTGTGAACGATAATGGAGCTGTGAACATTAGTGGTGCTGTGAGCATTAATGCTGCTGTGAGCATTAACGGTGCTGTGAGCATTAATGTTGCTGTGAGCATTAATGGTGCTGTGAACATTAGTGGTTCTGTGAGCATTAACGGTGCCGTGAGCATTAACGTTGCTGTGAGCATTAACGGTGCTGTGAGCATTAGCAGTGCTGTGAGCATTAACGGCGCCGTGAGCATCAACAGTGCTGTGAACTTTAATGGTGCTGTGAACGTTAGTGGTGCCGGGAGCATTAACGGTGCCATGAGCATTAACAGTGCTGTGAGCATTAACGGTGCTGTGATCATTAACGGTGCTGTGAGCATTAACGGTGCCGTAAGTATTAAGGGTGCTGTGAGTGTTAGCAGTGCTGTGAGCATTAACGGTGCTATGAGTGTTAACGGTGCTGTGAGTGTTAGCGGTGCTGTGAGATTAACAGTGCT CTGGGCTGTGAGTATTAACAGTGCTGTGAGCATTAACAGTGCTGTGAACGTTACTGGTGCTGTGATCATTAACGGTGCCATGAGCATTAACAGTGCTGTGGGTGTTAACAATGCTGTGAGCATTAATGGTGCTGTGAACGTTAGTGGTGCTGTGAGCATCAACGGTGCCGTGAGCATTAACAGTGCTGTGAACGTTAATGGTGCTGTGAGCGTTAGCAGTGCTGTGAGCATTAACGGTGCTGTGAGCATCAACGGTGCTGTGAACGTTAACGGTGCTGTGAACGTTAGTGGTGCTGTGAGCATTAACAGTGTCGTGAGCATTAACAGTGCTGTGAGTGTTAGCAATGCTGTGAGCATTAACGGTGCTGTGAATGTTAGTGGTGCTGTGAGCATCAACGGTGCCGTGAGCATTAACGGTGCTGTGAGCATTAATGGTGCTGTGAGCGTTAATGGTGCTGTGAACGTTAGTGGTTCTGTGAGCATTAACGGTGCCATGAGCATTAATGGTGCTGTGAGCATTAACGGTTTTGTGAGCATTAATGGTGCTGTGAACATTAGTGGTTGTGTGAGCATTAAAGGTGCTGTGAGCATTAACGGTGCTGTGAGCATTAACGGTGCTGTGGGCATTAGCAGTGCTGTGAGCATTAATGGTGCTATGAGCATCAACGGTGCTGTGAACTTTAATGGTGCTGTGAACATTAGTGGTCCCATGAGCATTAACGGTGCTGTGAGCATTAACGGTGCCGTGAGCATCAACGGTGCCGTGAGTATTAAGGGTGCTGTGAGTGTTGGCAGTGCTGTGAGCATTAACGGTGCTATGAGCATTAACAGTGCTGTGAGCGCTAGCAGTGCTTTGAGCATTAACAGTGCTGTGAGCATTAATGGTGCTGTGAGCGTTAGCTGTGCTGTGAGCATTAACA gcaaaaggaagaccGACTGGAGTAAATTCTGTCTTTaccaggaagacaagaaaaatgaaggtctaacttcacccttggcctctgtacatcataatcctgaacatgatgg GAGAGTACATGAGTGTGCTCACACacttaatgatggtaaattattggcaaaactgGGTACAGGTGATGCATCtgcacaagagctgaaataccatcttGTATGTCTCACTGGCCACTACAATAGGGAAAGGTCCCATCTTAGAAATCCCGAGAAAGAACAATctcacagtgaagaaccagattTATATCGTTCTATCAGCGCTGGTTAA